A genomic segment from Bufo bufo chromosome 8, aBufBuf1.1, whole genome shotgun sequence encodes:
- the LOC121009301 gene encoding peptidoglycan-recognition protein SC2-like, translated as MLRVFALLALCSLAQCCPTILTKSQWGGRAPTCRTAMATPVTYVIIHHTAGAACSSQSTCITQAKNIQNMHINTNAWCDIGYSFLVGGDGSVYEGRGWTSVGAHAPNYNSNSIGIVLIGTFTSSNPTTAAQNAAKSLISCGVTKGYIKSAYILKGHRNVTATECPGNTFYNTVKTWPRFQA; from the exons ATGCTGCGTGTTTTCGCCCTCCTTGCTCTGTGCAGTCTTGCACAAT GTTGCCCCACCATCCTCACAAAATCCCAGTGGGGGGGACGTGCTCCCACCTGCCGGACAGCAATGGCTACCCCAGTCACCTATGTCATCATCCACCACACCGCCGGAGCCGCCTGCTCCTCCCAGTCCACCTGCATCACTCAGGCCAAGAACATCCAGAACATGCACATTAACACCAACGCCTGGTGTGACATCGGATACAG CTTCCTGGTTGGAGGCGACGGTTCCGTGTACGAGGGCCGTGGTTGGACATCCGTTGGTGCTCACGCCccaaactacaactccaactCTATTGGCATCGTCTTAATCGGCACCTTCACAA GCAGTAATCCCACCACCGCTGCCCAAAATGCCGCCAAGAGTCTCATCAGCTGCGGCGTCACCAAAGGATACATCAAGTCTGCCTACATCCTGAAGGGACATCGCAACGTCACCGCCACCGAGTGTCCCGGGAACACCTTCTACAACACAGTCAAGACCTGGCCCCGCTTCCAGGCATAA